CGACTGATCTCATTAGGTTCCCTTGcctaaaataatttgattatgatcttatttccttttccttttcttttgttcATATACTATTAGTActatctaaatttactaaaaatagtagaatggaaaagtaaattaattattgttaggcattaaagaaaaaaaaatgaatttttagtGAAGGAATAAATACTAATATTGGCGAGTCAATcgaataaaaaaacaaatttatttttatgcaaGATAAGTATTTTGGACTATGAAATGTTTGACGATCGAATGTATGAAAgttaattttcttttctaaaaactgtaaaaaaaaacattaattaattatttaatttgcatGAGCGGCGATGACTTTTCAACGAATTTAATTCAGtttcacatttatatatttggaCATAAATCTTGACACAATCATATGCTACATTTCTATTATATACCTAAGTATTCAATCTATGTGTTTGTAAACTCGTGTTATgcattattataatttttagtttttgtaGCTGACTTTTCAGCAGAACTGACTACGATTTATTTTCAATCCATTTTGTTTCTGAAGATACCGATTTGAATGAATATTTTAATCTTACAATACACTACTTGGACTTATTTTCAAACCTCATGAGTTAAAATTAAAGGAATAATCACAGTTTCACACCATATAATTGGAACCTAATCATTAATTATCGCGTATGCAATGACGGAGCATAAATTTATACATAAAAAGAGTGATTAGAGCATTAATTGTGGAAGGGCAATCccttctgttttttttttattttcacatcatcattttattccaCATTTTCCTAAGGTCTATCTCCTTGCAATGGAATGCCCTATCAAAGGCCTATCctattttccatttcatttctatatcattaatatttgtatatttaatttcaattgtttCACTCAACTAAAATGCAATAAAATGGTGAACACGAATAAATTCATGACAAATAAATTATAGAAAacatatttcattaaaaaaacatcatttcaaaaaaatacagaaaataacaaaaaaaaaacagatttaAAATCTAGAAAAAAAACAGATAAAAACTATGATAGAGAGAGGAAGTGTAGAATGAGACGAGGGATGAATGAAAGTAATGGGATATGGAGGTATATATAGAGAGTTAAaaatagattttaaaaaatactatgatCGGCCGTATCTCCATAATGGAGGGCTGATCAAAACCCTAAAAAAACATCATttcaaaaaaatacagaaaataacaaaaaaaaaacagatttaAAGCCTAGAAAAAAACACAGATAAAAACTATGATAGAGAGAGGAAGTGTAGAATGAGAAGAGGGATGAATGAAAGTAATGGGATATGGAGGTATATATAGAGAGTTAAaaatagattttaaaaaatactatgatCGGCCGTATCTCCACAATGGAGGGCTGATCAAAGCCCCTATCGATCGGCTTTGGCCGATACAACGGccattggggggggggggggggggggatttgTGTTGGCCAATCATCGGCCCCTCCGCCGCAATGGAGGGCTGATGGGGGAGCCAATCAACACCTCATTTGATCAGCCCCCATTGTAAATGCTCTTAGTGCATAATGAAGTCaccaatatttttaatttttactagTTTCTATTCTTGTGGGCATGTTAaatcattttattaatatattttattttacttttctgaaaataacatggttttattttcaaatactCCCCTGCACGTATGTATACTAAATATATTTATGAcagtcaaagaagaagaaactgaCGTACCACTAAATGGAATTTTGAGCAAGCATAAACATGACGATATGAAAATTATGTAGTGTTGATCCTATTATTTCATAATATTATCTGGTTGTTGTGTGGCATCATTTGATATTATTGTGATAGTTGACTATCAATTTATGATTATAAGGGAAGTTAGTTGGCAGAACTTTTAAACCTAATTATAATTAGGATTGTTTAACTTTGAATTGGAGATTGAGTATCATCCCTATTGATAAGAGTACAAATTTGCTCAAAACATGCCTTgaatagaaaaaattaaataatgccACGTGGATTATGATGTGTGTGATGTGGCTACTATTCTGTATGAATATGATAAACTCggaaaaataattttagttAGGTGAGGTGTGTGGTAGTATCACATCATTAATACATTATAGAAATAATAGGATCAACAAGTAGATGAAATGATATGATCAAGATGATTGAAATGATATGATCATGATGATTGAAATGATATAGTCTCGATGATCAAGCAGTAGAAACAAGTAGATGGACAAATAAACAGCTTTCTGAAGACCGATGTTCGGATTTTTCATTGTGTCAACGTAACTCAACGATGTAGTCAACGACCTAACAATACaaacttataaaaaaaaacaaaagggtatgcagaagaagccaatatgAAGGGAAGAGCCTGGATTGGCAATACTAGATATGCTGGAATCGGGATAATCTGAAACAGATAGAAGAACTAACTACATTTACCTTTCTAATGACTGCTATTAGAGCTGAACCACGTTAATCCTGGACTAAGTGTCATTCTGGTGTTTCGTCCTGACATGAGAAGCCAGGTTTGAGGGATGATAGTACATTGGACACGAATATAAACCGGAAAAAAAATGCAATTGCACTTACAGGTTCAGATAGCTCGTCTCGTATACTGTACATGGACTTCAACATCATTTCCATAGTGTCTTTCGCCAATAGGAATTTAACGTCTCGTTCACCCATACCTGGTTGAGCATCACTGTGAAGCTGGAAAAAGCATAGTAGGACTTCAGAATGATGTTGCAAGAATCAGCAGTTCATCTCATATGCAAGCAAAATCATACCTGCAAGTTCATAACTGCAGCAGGCCCTGTTTGTTCCCCACTTTGATTTGCCATGTTCCAGGTCATTGACTTTAGCCGGGGCAAGATGACCTAACCGAATGAAAGGAATGTTGGTCACATATGAGCATTTCGCTTATGTAATTTGCACTTCACTCTCTCTAGTTTTACTATGAATGCAAGAATTCTCACCTGGTCTTTTGAAATATCCTGTTGCCACTCCCTTTGGAATTTTTGCAGTAGAAGTGTCAATAGTCTTTGCAGTTCGGGCAGAACTTCAGCAGGGAACAATTTATGAATCTCGTCTTTATTAACATTGTCATAAACACACCTCCGGATCAATACTCGTAGACACACTAATAGCTGCAGTAACACAATATCCAtcaacttatttttattttagtttttggaTAAGAGAAAATACAATTTACTATTTCACAATCAAAATGTCTACAATGAGTGGGCAAGATATCCAATCATAACTATACACAAGAAAGACACCCCACGCTTGATGCTTGACATCAATCCACAATTCACATATATGCCTGAAATCTTTATGCCTTTGCAGCCTTAAAGACACCCAAACTTAACTCTA
This genomic interval from Salvia splendens isolate huo1 chromosome 13, SspV2, whole genome shotgun sequence contains the following:
- the LOC121760271 gene encoding uncharacterized protein LOC121760271, which produces MGDGNNHSMWGHLPMLVRASSKESVEYILQALWRTRLTGLDATDRRIFRDILQLSNDSDLDPLLVCLRVLIRRCVYDNVNKDEIHKLFPAEVLPELQRLLTLLLQKFQREWQQDISKDQVILPRLKSMTWNMANQSGEQTGPAAVMNLQLHSDAQPGMGERDVKFLLAKDTMEMMLKSMYSIRDELSEPDETPE